Proteins co-encoded in one Candidatus Delongbacteria bacterium genomic window:
- a CDS encoding glycosyltransferase family 2 protein has translation MSPFPEADRASERGAEARAVCVVIPHAGGWGILESCLTHLARGVVPCRVLLVDNASPDDSVERVRRAFPWVEVLAQERNLGFAGGCNAGLRAALADPACRVAVLLNNDTEPAPDWLEQPLALLAAHPRLAAVQPRLLSIPFPGRLDYSGAAGGLLDVYGFPFALGRVLGELEADGDNWLEPRRLAWASGTACALKLEALREVGLLEESFFMHMEEIDLDWRLRLAGWELASAPLSRVRHHSGYSLGAESPLKVYLNHRNSLRMLTRNAGGATLLRRLPIRLLLDGAALLSYLAGGRPAHAWAGLKGVAGWLAQLPRDLQARRGIQALRRVPEAELQRGHYPGSVALAARLRGRTTVQALGWCPPVLQVKEESAGV, from the coding sequence GTGAGTCCCTTCCCGGAAGCGGACCGCGCCTCCGAGCGCGGGGCGGAGGCCCGCGCGGTCTGCGTGGTGATTCCCCACGCCGGCGGCTGGGGGATCCTGGAAAGTTGCCTGACGCACCTGGCCCGGGGCGTGGTGCCCTGCCGCGTCCTGCTGGTGGACAACGCCAGCCCGGACGACAGCGTGGAGCGCGTGCGCCGGGCCTTTCCCTGGGTTGAGGTGCTGGCCCAGGAGCGCAATCTGGGCTTCGCCGGCGGCTGCAACGCCGGCCTGCGCGCCGCGCTGGCGGATCCCGCCTGCCGCGTGGCCGTGCTGCTCAACAACGACACGGAGCCCGCGCCGGACTGGCTGGAGCAGCCGCTGGCCCTGCTGGCCGCGCATCCCAGGCTGGCCGCCGTCCAGCCGCGCCTGCTCTCCATTCCCTTTCCCGGCCGGCTGGACTACAGCGGCGCCGCGGGCGGCCTGCTGGACGTCTACGGCTTTCCCTTCGCCCTGGGCCGCGTGCTGGGCGAGCTGGAGGCCGACGGCGACAACTGGCTGGAGCCGCGCCGGCTGGCCTGGGCCTCGGGCACGGCCTGCGCGCTTAAGCTGGAGGCCCTGCGCGAGGTGGGCCTGCTGGAGGAGAGCTTCTTCATGCACATGGAGGAGATCGACCTGGACTGGCGCCTGCGGCTGGCGGGCTGGGAACTGGCCTCGGCGCCCCTGAGCCGGGTGCGCCACCACAGCGGCTACAGCCTCGGGGCGGAGAGTCCGCTCAAGGTCTATCTCAACCATCGCAACAGCCTGCGCATGTTGACGCGCAACGCCGGCGGCGCCACGCTGCTGCGCCGTCTGCCCATTCGCCTGCTGCTGGACGGCGCCGCGCTGCTCAGTTACCTGGCCGGGGGCCGTCCGGCCCACGCCTGGGCCGGGCTGAAGGGTGTGGCCGGCTGGCTGGCGCAGCTGCCGCGGGATCTGCAGGCCCGGCGGGGCATCCAGGCCCTGCGCCGGGTGCCGGAGGCCGAGCTGCAACGCGGGCACTATCCGGGCAGCGTGGCCCTGGCCGCCCGGCTGCGCGGCCGCACCACGGTCCAGGCGCTGGGCTGGTGTCCGCCCGTTCTGCAAGTCAAGGAGGAGTCCGCCGGTGTATGA
- a CDS encoding phospholipid carrier-dependent glycosyltransferase, which yields MRDEWKQGLATLRLGRRTLRLDLVLVLVLLLAALWRLNGLDWGWTDFNPAPAESGGPGHFFAFHPDENSNIRAAKNFTQSDSWRPTGELYGEKVDYSLYGATTIYLHTLVVKARALGGGVRAFDEEDPVSFKATWLAVRWLTALLGLGCIGLLYWAALSLHGRAVARLAALLLAGAAFHAQSGRFGTVDMPMLFFTLWSFAHSARLARTFRWSDLLLAAVAAGLAVSTKINAVLVVLPLIAAELVREPWPSGAGARMASLGRRLFGPHLLAAGALTLGVFFLLNPYALLDWRSFLFADNAFGLVHILHNVRGDFFYPFQIQFEDIRPFSFLLGNVLWWAAGPTLLLGGLAGILWAIWRRRPADWLLLAWFVPGLLLTAGAKVLFMRYALPFLPLLALGAAVLCVDLLRLARGRLTRAAALLLILAVALPALAWTAALASVHGREDSRISAGRWLAAHLPDGARLLHERSANSIKPVIHMPRYRNVCLEIPTVYRATGCTEAEKLDFLVDRLRQVDWAAILESNRKLGYERSTRYPAERRFYEELFAGRLGFVTDTVFQSRPRVLGVPIDDEPAEFSLRYYDHEEIHILRKTDPAALEAGLARLKSELAANPATADARLARAAALLEEGNPQGARDAAVALLEEADAALKQGENRAFGQAAAIGLLARIFELTGQASLEGGQAEQARQLMQEADRLHSQSLQVPNAPLGLDGRMADWVEFRARVFGPAGAAELLGQALGSGLDGPRLRALAGELGLQAATAPAEARLPQEGE from the coding sequence ATGCGCGATGAGTGGAAGCAGGGCCTGGCGACGCTGCGACTGGGCCGTCGGACACTGCGGCTGGATCTGGTGCTGGTGCTGGTGCTGCTGCTGGCGGCCCTCTGGCGCCTGAACGGCCTGGACTGGGGCTGGACGGACTTCAACCCCGCCCCTGCGGAGAGTGGCGGTCCCGGCCACTTCTTCGCCTTCCACCCGGACGAGAACTCCAACATCCGCGCGGCCAAGAACTTCACCCAGAGCGACTCCTGGCGCCCCACGGGCGAACTCTACGGCGAGAAGGTGGACTACAGCCTCTACGGCGCCACCACCATCTACCTGCACACGCTCGTGGTGAAGGCGCGCGCCCTGGGCGGCGGCGTGAGGGCCTTCGACGAGGAGGATCCCGTCTCCTTTAAGGCCACCTGGCTGGCCGTGCGCTGGCTGACCGCGCTCTTGGGGCTGGGCTGCATTGGTCTGCTCTACTGGGCGGCCTTGAGCCTGCACGGGCGCGCCGTGGCCCGGCTGGCGGCCCTGCTGCTGGCGGGCGCGGCCTTTCACGCCCAGAGCGGGCGCTTCGGCACCGTGGACATGCCCATGCTCTTCTTCACGCTCTGGAGCTTCGCCCACAGCGCGCGCCTGGCCCGGACCTTCCGCTGGAGCGACCTGCTGCTGGCCGCCGTGGCAGCGGGCCTGGCGGTCTCCACCAAGATCAACGCCGTGCTGGTGGTGCTGCCGCTCATCGCCGCCGAGCTGGTCCGCGAGCCCTGGCCCAGCGGCGCCGGCGCGCGCATGGCCAGCCTGGGCCGGCGCCTGTTCGGCCCGCACCTGCTGGCCGCCGGGGCGCTCACTCTGGGCGTGTTCTTCCTGCTCAACCCCTACGCCCTGCTGGACTGGCGGAGCTTCCTGTTCGCCGACAACGCCTTCGGGCTCGTGCACATCCTGCACAACGTGCGCGGCGACTTCTTCTACCCCTTCCAGATCCAGTTCGAGGACATCCGGCCCTTCTCCTTCCTGCTGGGCAACGTGCTCTGGTGGGCGGCGGGGCCGACCCTGCTGCTGGGCGGGCTGGCTGGAATCCTCTGGGCCATCTGGCGGCGTCGCCCGGCGGATTGGCTGCTGCTGGCCTGGTTCGTGCCGGGCCTGCTGCTCACCGCCGGGGCCAAGGTGCTGTTCATGCGCTACGCCCTGCCCTTCCTGCCCCTGCTGGCCCTGGGCGCCGCCGTGCTCTGCGTGGACCTGCTGCGCCTGGCCCGCGGCCGGCTGACGCGCGCCGCCGCCCTGCTGCTGATCCTGGCCGTGGCGCTGCCCGCGCTGGCCTGGACCGCGGCGCTGGCCTCCGTCCACGGGCGGGAGGACAGCCGGATCTCCGCCGGCCGCTGGCTGGCCGCCCACTTGCCGGACGGGGCGCGCCTGCTGCACGAGCGCAGCGCCAACTCCATCAAGCCCGTGATCCACATGCCGCGCTACCGCAACGTCTGCCTGGAAATCCCCACGGTCTACCGGGCCACGGGCTGTACGGAGGCCGAGAAGCTGGACTTCCTGGTGGACCGGCTGCGCCAGGTGGACTGGGCGGCGATCCTCGAGTCCAACCGCAAGCTGGGCTACGAGCGCAGCACGCGTTATCCCGCCGAGCGCCGCTTCTACGAAGAGCTGTTCGCCGGCCGGCTGGGCTTCGTCACCGACACGGTCTTCCAGAGCCGGCCCCGCGTGCTGGGCGTGCCCATCGACGACGAGCCGGCGGAATTCAGCCTGCGCTACTACGACCACGAGGAAATCCACATCCTGCGCAAGACGGACCCCGCGGCCCTGGAGGCCGGGCTGGCCCGCCTGAAGAGCGAGCTGGCGGCGAACCCGGCCACGGCGGACGCGCGCCTGGCCCGGGCGGCCGCGCTGCTGGAAGAGGGCAATCCCCAGGGGGCGCGGGACGCCGCGGTGGCCCTGCTGGAGGAGGCCGACGCCGCCCTCAAGCAGGGCGAGAACCGCGCTTTCGGCCAGGCCGCGGCCATCGGCCTGCTGGCGCGGATCTTCGAACTCACGGGCCAGGCCAGCCTGGAGGGCGGGCAGGCCGAGCAGGCCCGGCAGTTGATGCAGGAGGCGGACCGCCTGCACTCCCAGTCCCTGCAGGTGCCCAACGCGCCGCTGGGGCTGGACGGCCGGATGGCGGACTGGGTGGAGTTCCGGGCCCGGGTCTTCGGACCTGCCGGGGCGGCGGAGTTGCTGGGCCAGGCCCTGGGCTCCGGGCTGGACGGCCCGCGGCTGCGGGCCCTGGCCGGCGAACTGGGCCTGCAGGCGGCGACGGCTCCCGCCGAAGCGCGCCTGCCCCAAGAGGGAGAGTGA
- a CDS encoding SDR family oxidoreductase: MTLSAAPGRGRPRVLLTGCNGRLGQHLLPLLVPDCDVLGVGVEEQGPPAAPGLRYVRLTGRGAAAWLELAAGFRPTAVLNAAAYTQVDQAEREREACWRANVDLVRGLLAVCRAHGAWLGQVSTDYVFDGTRGPYAPTDAPHARGVYARSKLAAENLVRGSGLPAAVVRTIVLFGRGERLKPDFFEWAAGELLAGRPIRVVTDQLGNCCWAGDLALALRRALDLRATGLYHAAARGQESRHAMALRLAGLLGADAQLVRPILSAELGQAAPRPLRGGLRVDETEAALGLRFPDIGTALESWWRQGGSPTVRGTTGSAGSGRTNEESR, translated from the coding sequence GTGACCCTGTCCGCCGCACCCGGCCGTGGCCGGCCGCGCGTTCTGTTGACGGGCTGCAACGGCCGGCTGGGCCAGCACTTGCTGCCGCTCCTCGTGCCGGACTGCGACGTGCTGGGCGTGGGCGTGGAAGAGCAGGGCCCGCCCGCGGCGCCGGGCCTGCGCTATGTTCGGCTGACCGGACGCGGCGCGGCGGCCTGGCTGGAACTGGCCGCCGGATTTCGCCCCACGGCCGTGCTCAACGCCGCCGCCTACACCCAGGTGGATCAGGCGGAGCGCGAGCGCGAGGCCTGCTGGCGGGCCAACGTGGATCTGGTGCGCGGCCTGCTGGCCGTCTGCCGCGCCCACGGCGCCTGGCTGGGTCAGGTCTCGACGGATTACGTGTTCGACGGCACGCGCGGACCCTACGCGCCGACGGACGCGCCCCACGCCCGGGGCGTCTACGCCCGCAGCAAGCTGGCGGCGGAGAATCTGGTGCGCGGCTCGGGCCTGCCCGCCGCCGTCGTGCGGACCATCGTGCTGTTCGGGCGGGGCGAGCGGCTCAAGCCCGACTTCTTCGAGTGGGCCGCGGGCGAACTGCTGGCTGGGCGGCCGATCCGCGTGGTCACCGACCAGCTGGGCAACTGCTGCTGGGCCGGCGACCTGGCCCTGGCCCTGCGCCGGGCGCTGGATCTGCGGGCCACGGGTCTGTATCACGCGGCGGCCCGCGGGCAGGAGTCGCGCCACGCCATGGCCCTGCGGCTGGCCGGTCTGCTGGGGGCGGACGCGCAGCTGGTGCGGCCCATCCTAAGCGCCGAGCTGGGCCAGGCCGCGCCGCGGCCCCTGCGCGGCGGCCTACGGGTGGACGAGACGGAGGCCGCGCTGGGCCTGCGCTTTCCCGATATCGGGACGGCGCTGGAGAGCTGGTGGCGCCAGGGCGGCAGCCCCACGGTCCGCGGAACGACAGGCAGCGCCGGCTCCGGCCGGACCAACGAGGAATCCCGATGA
- a CDS encoding dolichyl-phosphate beta-glucosyltransferase: protein MYEGLLSVVIPAWNEERRIAPSLQRSVATLQRLAPRHEIVVVDDGSADRTLDVAQAAARAAHEFRGLRNERNLGKGGAVRRGMLEARGDHILFCDADESTPMETLELFLPALARREAVVIGTRKNREAVIARHQPWLRETMGKGFTLLAQTLAGVAVTDFTCGFKIFRRDAAQAVFARQTLSNWSFDAEILFLARHLGYGITEIPVTWTNDADTRVRLVRDTLGSLKGLLHIAGRRATGAYGPGVAR from the coding sequence GTGTATGAGGGCCTGCTCAGCGTGGTCATTCCGGCCTGGAACGAAGAGCGGCGCATCGCGCCCAGTCTGCAGCGCTCCGTGGCCACCCTGCAGCGGCTGGCCCCGCGCCACGAGATCGTCGTGGTGGACGACGGCTCGGCGGACCGCACGCTGGACGTGGCCCAGGCCGCGGCCCGGGCGGCCCACGAGTTCCGCGGGCTGCGCAACGAGCGCAACTTGGGCAAGGGCGGAGCCGTGCGCCGGGGCATGCTGGAGGCGCGGGGCGACCACATCCTGTTCTGCGACGCCGACGAATCCACGCCCATGGAGACCCTGGAGCTCTTCCTGCCCGCGCTGGCCCGGCGGGAGGCCGTGGTGATCGGCACGCGCAAGAACCGCGAGGCCGTGATCGCCCGCCACCAGCCCTGGCTGCGCGAGACCATGGGCAAGGGCTTCACGCTGCTGGCCCAGACCCTGGCCGGCGTGGCGGTGACGGACTTCACCTGCGGCTTCAAGATCTTCCGCCGGGACGCGGCCCAGGCGGTGTTCGCCCGCCAGACCCTTTCCAACTGGAGCTTCGACGCGGAGATCCTCTTCCTGGCGCGCCACCTGGGTTACGGGATCACGGAGATTCCGGTGACCTGGACCAACGACGCGGACACGCGCGTGCGCCTGGTGCGGGACACCCTGGGCAGCCTCAAGGGCCTGCTGCACATCGCCGGCCGGCGCGCGACCGGTGCCTACGGGCCGGGTGTTGCTCGCTGA
- the purE gene encoding 5-(carboxyamino)imidazole ribonucleotide mutase has protein sequence MSAQVLILMGSESDRAVFEASLPYYAHFGLEVEILVSSAHRNPERTGQLAAGARARGVAVIVCGAGMAAHLAGVVASRSSLPVIGVPLDASPLGGLDALLSTVQMPAGIPVATLAVGKAGAINAAVLAARILSLGDPALAGRLDEFMAAGARLS, from the coding sequence ATGAGTGCCCAGGTCCTGATCCTGATGGGTTCCGAAAGCGACCGCGCGGTCTTCGAGGCCTCCCTGCCCTATTACGCGCACTTCGGGCTGGAAGTGGAGATCCTAGTTTCCAGCGCCCACCGCAACCCCGAGCGCACGGGCCAGCTGGCCGCCGGCGCCCGGGCGCGGGGCGTGGCCGTCATTGTCTGCGGGGCCGGGATGGCCGCCCACCTGGCGGGCGTGGTGGCCTCGCGCAGCAGCCTGCCTGTGATCGGCGTGCCGCTGGACGCCTCGCCGCTGGGCGGGCTGGACGCGCTGCTGTCCACCGTGCAGATGCCGGCGGGGATTCCCGTGGCCACGCTGGCGGTGGGCAAGGCCGGGGCGATCAACGCCGCCGTGCTGGCGGCGCGCATCCTTTCGCTGGGCGATCCCGCCCTGGCCGGCCGCCTGGACGAGTTCATGGCCGCCGGCGCCCGGCTTTCGTGA
- a CDS encoding DUF4837 family protein, whose amino-acid sequence MNRFARRTPGLLLALLLLLAAACTRPRSEGERYEIMVLADSTRHAALAPVLDSLFADQWMTLLPESRLAWRWADPAQLDLYLSRRNLLIAVDGPAEGPVGRFLENLLGAGVQDRIRKEEAFLFRKPEAFARDQLLLILAAPTPESFQRQALERTAEVRAQFLEHEQAAEREGYRSARLQKALEDSLALACGFRLSIPPDWFVVQGVEQPPFIRLRRLNPDRWITVHWSEGPDSLRLTEEGLRTVRTRLGRLFWDKDFPEAGHSRFSTVRINGLEATLLEGIWGTDAYVGGGPFLLYAVHVPGAAGLPQGRTFYIDAAVLNPGGPKSPFLHQLSQLVATFAGTDAEGKAIGPLQPEELEE is encoded by the coding sequence ATGAACCGATTCGCAAGGCGGACGCCGGGCCTGCTGCTCGCGCTTCTGCTCCTGTTGGCGGCAGCCTGCACGCGGCCGCGCTCTGAGGGCGAGCGCTACGAGATCATGGTGCTGGCGGACAGCACACGCCACGCGGCCCTGGCCCCGGTCCTGGACAGTCTGTTCGCCGACCAGTGGATGACCCTGCTGCCCGAGTCCCGGCTGGCCTGGCGCTGGGCGGATCCGGCCCAACTGGACCTCTACCTGTCCCGGCGCAACCTGCTCATCGCGGTGGACGGGCCGGCGGAGGGTCCGGTGGGACGCTTCCTGGAGAACCTGCTGGGCGCCGGCGTGCAGGACCGCATCCGCAAGGAGGAGGCCTTCCTGTTCCGCAAGCCCGAGGCCTTCGCGCGCGACCAGCTGCTGCTGATCCTGGCGGCGCCCACGCCGGAGAGCTTCCAGCGCCAGGCCCTGGAGCGCACCGCCGAAGTGCGGGCCCAGTTCCTGGAGCACGAGCAGGCGGCGGAGCGCGAGGGCTACCGCAGCGCGCGGCTGCAGAAGGCCCTGGAGGACAGCCTGGCCCTGGCCTGCGGCTTCCGCCTGAGCATCCCGCCGGACTGGTTCGTGGTCCAGGGCGTGGAACAGCCGCCCTTCATCCGGCTGCGGCGCCTGAACCCCGACCGCTGGATCACCGTGCACTGGAGCGAGGGGCCGGACAGCCTGCGGCTGACGGAGGAAGGCCTGCGCACGGTGCGCACCCGGCTGGGCCGCCTGTTCTGGGACAAGGACTTCCCCGAGGCCGGCCACAGCCGGTTCAGCACGGTGCGGATCAACGGGCTGGAGGCCACGCTGCTGGAGGGCATCTGGGGCACCGACGCCTACGTGGGGGGCGGTCCCTTCCTGCTCTACGCCGTCCACGTGCCCGGCGCGGCCGGTCTGCCCCAAGGGAGGACATTCTATATTGACGCGGCGGTGCTGAATCCGGGCGGTCCCAAGTCGCCCTTCCTGCACCAGCTCAGCCAACTGGTGGCCACCTTCGCCGGCACCGACGCCGAGGGCAAGGCCATCGGACCCCTGCAACCCGAAGAACTGGAAGAATGA